AGTGTCGCCTCACTTAGCCATTCATATTCCGCAGTGCCACGAACCACGTTGAGCTTGGCATCAGTTGCGACTATCACGCTGAACTCGGTGTCTGGCTCATGCACGATATTGCTTTCCCAGAGCCTGCCGATCGTCAGCGGACGCTCGTCGCCCAGGCCCCGCCACACTAGGCCCCAGGTTTGGACGGCCTGCTCACAGAGCTCTTGGGACTGGGCGATCCACAAGACCGGTCCACGCAACTTTCCCTCAATGAACAGGCGGAGCACGGTCTCAGAAGCAACGCGCGTTTTACCCGAACCCGTCGGCAATTCAAGCATTGCCTTTTTAGATCGGCCAGCGCCACTTTGGGTGATAACCTGCTGCAGCTCCTCACTGATTCTCTGTTGGAACTCATGTAGCGGATTCAGCTTAACCGCCCCGGGCACGATGAATTCGTTGACCTGCGGCTCGCTGCGACGTCCAGCGTACTCGGCTCCGAAGCCCATCTTCCGAAGCCACGAGATCGTCGACGCGCCACCTCCCCAGGTAGTGGGAACGTCAGGGAAACCTAATTGCCGGAAATTTTCCTGCAATTGTTTGACAGCCTCCGAGCCATAGACCGTCAGGAATAACCGGGCGACTGATGTATCGTCGCCGACCAATCCCTGGACTTGAAGTGCTTGCCATAAGCCGGAGGGCAGTGCCTCACGCAGATCATCAGGCCCAATGTAGACTTCCAATCGCGACTCGTCGTCGGGCGCCGCAATAGCTTCCTGACGCATAGTCTCAAGGCGGTGATCAACACCTGCCTTGATGACCGTGGCGAGCTCGGCATTGTTAAGGCGCATTTCGAACGCATCATTTATGAAGCTGAGGACTTTTCTTTCGTCTGCTTCGTTCGCGACAATGAGCCTGCCACCTTCGAGATGCCAGTCGATAGCTTGATCCTCTACCCCTTCTTCGGTGGTAACCCGCTTCGCTAGGAGCAAGGCGCGCGCCACGGTGGCGTGAGCCACCTTCTCGGCCCAGAGCGTGCTTCGCAGGCCGGGGTAAACGTCAACGATCCGTTCGCTATCTTGCCGTCCTTCTACAAGCACGGAAAAGGCAAAGCTCTCCTCGAAGCGGCGACACCCTACAGCTTCGGCTAGGTCCGCGGCTTCCTCTTCGCTTACGCGCAGATAAGGGCGGTGCCGGTGTGAAAGATACTCCTGCTGCTCGTCGGTAGTCGCGAGATAGACGGCGTTGGGGGGACGGGCCTCGACTGCCTTTCGGACCCGTGCAGGAATGCTGGGAGGATGGGACTCTGGATACGCGATCCGGTCCGCAGTCAAGATGAAGTCAACGAGCGTGGAGTCGCTGATCGCTGGCGGAAAGATTTCGGCGCCGAGTGCATCGCGAAGCACTTTCACAGGGACCACCGCCAACTCGTCAGGTAGCTCAAGCGCGTCCGACACGTGGCCTGGCCCTTTGAAGAGAGGGAGCAAGCCCTCGTACTTCACGAGCGACGGGGCGACAACGTCGGCGGGCGCGCGGAATCCGCGATTGGTCCTGAGTAGGCCTGCGCGCTCAACTGCCCAACGAACCGGTGATTTCACCGGATAAGTTCGCGAGGTATCGAGATCCTCACAGATCCAGTCGCCGTCCCCCTCTGCAAGGAGCCCGGCCGTCCATCGTGCCCGTAGTTCATCCGAGGCGTCCGCATCGCGAAGCATGAAGAGCATCGAGAACGGCCCAGGTCCTTCGTACGGGGTCAGATCGATACGCTCTGTGGGACGCTCGCCGGGCCCGCGGCACTGGTTGAGAGTTGTAAGCACCCATTCTTTGTAGCGGTCGAATGCCGGCTCGTCGTCAGCGGGAAATTTCCTAACCGGCCCACGGATGACACCGAGTTGGTACGCGACCTCCGGGAGGCATCTCGATCTGTCAAGGGTCCTCGATGCGAAGGACGGGCCAAGCGACTCCGAGACGTCGAATACTTGGCGCGGAAGGCTCCATCCTCCATCGACCGTCGGCACTCTCACCTTCATCGCATGTGCAGCGAGCGCTTTGGAAGCGGCTAGGACCGGGACGCCCATGACCGCGTCCCACAACTTGGTCAGCTCCTGGTCGCTTCCCACTAGCGGAAGCTTCGCGAGTCGGGCGTTCAGAACAGCTAGTGGATCGAGGTCTCGGAACCCCGATTTCCGTAGAAGATCATCGACACCCGGCCGTGCTAGAAAGATGGGGTCGACGAAGGTCGCACCCTCGATCTCGATATCGGCATCCTGGCTCAGGAAGACTACATCCTTGTCAACGAGTGCTCGCAGCCCCTCGGTGGTTGGGATGACCTTGGCTTGGTCAACACCTTCGATCTTCCGGTGGAGGGCGCAGACAGTCTTGAAAGCGTTCTCCGAGGAGATCGGGTCGACGCCGTCGGCCCACTCGCGTAACCACGAAAGAAGTCCGCGCTTTGGCATGAGCTCTAGTGCCCGCCTTGTGTCCCTAGCACTGCCACGATCCCCGCGGTCCAACCCTGCCGTGAAGAGATCCCGCAGGCGCGTGGTGCGTGTCGACGTGGCATAGCAACGCCAGGACGGGACGTCCTCGCCAGTGTTCGGTGACTCGATCCATGCCTGGTGAATCGACGGTTCGAGAGCGAAAGAGAAGTCCAGTGGGCGCAGGTCAGTCGCATGCTTCAAGACACCGTTAGCGTCAGGAATTATCCCCTGCTCCGCCGCGAATACTGGGATATGGGCGATCAGGAGCTCATCTCCAAAGCTAAGCAGTTCACGCCCCCGAGCAGGCATGTAGTCGAGGTGCGCTGCCGGATCTTCAGTCGTCCGTGTACGTGGGAGCAGATCGACGAACATCTTCGATAGTGTCCGCAAGATTTCGCGATTGTAGTCGTTGTGCAGAAGCGTCGTCCGGTCATCGTTCACACTCCAAGGAGCGTTGAAGAGAGCGGATGCCGAAGTCTCATCCTGAAGCGGGAAGTAGGCCCAGAACCGTCCTATGCGCTGCCGGGATTGCCGGGCTGGCAGTGCGACCGTTACCTTGACCCGCTTTCGCGAGACCGCCTGTCCGACCTGCTCGCGAGCGGCCTCGCTCGGTGAGTGCATCCGATCCTGGACGAACCACTCCTCACCCTCCCCGTCTGGCCGCTCAATCTTGAGGACTCCGTCACCGAGGTCGCGCGAGATATGACTAGTCTCGAACGCCTCTGGGCCAATGATTCGGAGCTTCACCTCACGCACGGCGTTTACGAAGAGCAAGAATTCAGGGGAGAAGCCCCTCATCTCCTCCGTCAGGCGCTTGAGATTCGTCGCATTCGGAAGCTTGACGATAGTGGTTGCCCACTCGGCCAAGTCAGCGAGGATTGGGTCCGCGGCAAACTCCGCGAGCGGATCGGCAACTGTCGCCGTACGTAGAATCGGGTAGCGCTTCGCGCCGGGCCCAACCTTTGTCAGGGCCTTCCTCGCCTTGACGGAGTTAAACTCGAAGGAGATGGATCGGCTGAATACCTGGGGAGAATCGGATACCGCGAGGACGGACTTGAAGCCGAGACCGAACCGACCGATCTCGTCCCCTCGTTTGGCGCTCAGGTATGCCATCGTGATGGCTCTTAGACCGCTCTCCGAGAATGGTCGGCCAGCATTCGCACAGTACAGAGTCTTTTTGTCGACATCGAGTGTGATCTCGACCCTGCCAGCAGTCGGCCCTTGACCGTCTTCCGCTCCGGCCAACGCGTCAGCAGAGTTCTGTACGAGCTCGAGAAGCGTACGGTTCGCATAACCGCCGGTTCGGATCGACTCCTCATGGTTCGCATGCTCCTCGATGAGGTCGGGATGGATCTCATACGACCTGATCGCGCGATCGAACTGATCTCCGACCTCCCGCTCGAGACCTGGGTCAGCTGACCACAAGTTGGCCACAGTCACCACTACGAACTCCTCGCCCTCGCGCTGTCTTTGCTCCCAAGGCGGTGCGTCTGGCAACTACATCGGTCTCGCGCCCCCCGAGGTCATAATTCCGTCCCCCTTGCCCTGGTTGCGCCTCATCGCGCATTTTTTCGGGTCGCCTTGTCAACGGGTCAACCGAATCTTTGGTTACGGTGCGCGTACGGGGCAGTTGCGTCGGGTACACGGAGGTGTACAGGATGGTGGCTGACCTGCGGGAATAGGGAGGCCCTTGCAGGGACCCGTGCCTGCGAGATGCTAGCTAGCTGTAGCTAGCGGGACCCCGCTTACTCTGGCCAGCCCCGGCCATATGTGGAGAGGCATGCGCTAGAACTGGGCCGCCTGAGGGTTCGGCGACCAGCGCGTGCTCTGCTCCGACGGCGGGTCAGGTCGATCCAGCAGCCGTCCTGACGAGGGTGAGCACACCGGTGAGCCTGAGTACTCGCCCGTCGCTTACAGCGGCGATGTCGAGCCGAACGTCTCAGGTAGTGCGCTAAACGGGGGTAGACGGTTCTTCTCGGGCCACTGTTCAGACTCGGCGAGGTCCGAGTCGAGCTCGGGGATCAGCGCGTCCACCACTCGAAGCATCTGGGACGGCAGCGCGTTGTCGTCCAGTTCGCCGTGGACGAGTAACAGCCTGCCGCGCAGACCCGCGGCCACCTGCGTGTTGTCGACATCAGCCCATCTCGCGACTGTGCCCAGATAGAGGTGCGACCAAGCCGGGATGTAGTGCCGCCAGTTGTGGTTGCCGGAGATGGACACGCCGACGCGGTAGGAGGTCCGGACGGGTGAACATCGCGCGAGCCGACGCGAACCCGCCGCCGAATAGGCCGTACACCTCCACTTGCCCGGCATCCGTACAGGGATGACGCTCGGCGAGCTGGCGAATCGCCATCACGTGGTCCTCCACGTGCCAGGCCTCGTCGGCGTCGCCGTACGCTGCGTCGTGAAACGCCTTGCCCCTGCCCGGCGTCCCGCGTCCGTCATGCGCGACGACCGCGAAGCCGAGTGCCGCCGACCCTAGGAACCGGGCGGAAACCACCGCTCGCTCTCAGGCCCCGGTTTCTGATACTCGCTTCGCTCGGACTTGTCGGCCCACCGGCCGTCGACCTCGCGTCGTTGCTTCAGGTACCCCACCACCAGCAGCAGCACGGCGAGTCCACGACGATCAGGATCCAGACCACCACCGCACTCATGCCCACACGGTGACACCGGGCATGCCCGCGGTCCACAGACCGCGGGCATGCCTCCCAGGGTGCTCTTTCGTACGCGGATCAGATGATGCCGAGGGCGAGCATGGCGTCCGCGACCCGGATGAACCCCGCGATGTTCGCGCCGGCGATGTAGTTGCCGGGACTGCCGTACTCCTCGGCGGTCTCCGCACACCGATCGTGGATGGCTCGCATGATCTCCTCGAGCCGCTCCTCGGTGTGCTCGAAGGTCCAGCTGTCGCGGGACGCGTTCTGCTGCATCTCCAGCGCGCTGGTGGCGACCCCGCCCGCGTTGGCGGCCTTTCCGGGAGCGAACCCCACCCCCGCGTCGTCGAACACCCTGATCGCCTCCGGCGTGGCGGGCATGTTCGCGCCCTCGCCCACGACCCGGCAGCCGTTCTTGACGAGCGTGAGCGCGCCGGCCTCGTCGAGCTCGTTCTGCGTGGCCGACGGCAAGGCGATGTCGCAGGGGACGTCCCAGATCGACCCGCCCGCCACGTGGTCGACCCCGCTGCCGCGCGCCTCGGCGTAGTCGCGGACGCGGCCCCGCCGTACGTCCTTGATCTCCTTGAGCAGCTCGGTGTCGATGCCCTTCTCGTCGACGACGTAGCCGTCGGAGTCCGAGCAGGCGACCACGACGCCGCCGAGCTGGTGCACCTTCTCGATCGCGTAGATGGCGACGTTGCCGGAGCCGGAGACGACGACGCGCCGCCCGTCGTACGTCTCACCGCGCGCTTTCAACATCTCGTTGACAAAGAAGACCGCGCCGTAACCGGTCGCCTCCTGGCGTACCTGCGAACCACCCCAGGCCAGGCCCTTCCCGGTGAGTACGCCGGATTCATAGCGGTTGGTCAGCCGCTTGTACTGGCCGAACAGGTAGCCGATCTCGCGTCTGCCGACACCGATGTCTCCGGCCGGTACGTCGACGTACTCGCCGATGTGCCGGTGCAGTTCGGTCATGAACGACTGGCAGAAACGCATGACCTCCGCATCCGACCGGCCCTTCGGGTCGAAGTCGGAGCCGCCCTTGCCGCCGCCGATCGGCATACCCGTGAGCGCGTTCTTGAAGATCTGCTCGAAGCCGAGGAACTTCACGATGCCGAGGTAGACGCTCCGGTGAAAGCGCAGGCCTCCCTTGAACGGACCGAGCGCGGAGTTGAACTGCACGCGGAACCCGCGGTTGAGCTGCACCCGGCCGGCGTCGTCGACCCACGGCACGCGGAAGATGACCTGCCGCTCCGGCTCGCACAGCCTGCGGATGACCGCCGCGTCGGTGTACTCCGGATGCTTGGCGACCACCGGCCCGAGACTGCTCAGGACCTCCCGGACCGCCTGGTGAAACTCCTCCTCGCCCGGGTTGCGGCGAAGCACTTCGGCGTAGATGTCGTGCAGCTTCTCGTCAAGGTCGCTCACGGCGCATCCCCCAGGCACACGTCGTCCCGGCCGGGTGGACGCCGGCCGAGTGCGGATGTCGCGAAACGACGGCCCCGTCGCCGTCGCCCGTCGAGGCTACCTGGCCCCCGCAGCCCGTCCGTGAGCGAACCGGGTCAGGCGTCCGGGTAGCTGAGTTCGACGTCGTGCGTACCGTCGGCCCCGGGATCCACCCGGACCGAGCTGGCCACCGGCGGATAGCCGCTGGCGATGACGGTGTAGTCACCGGCGGGAAGGTCCTCGAGGGTGTAAACGCCGTCGGCGTCGGTCACCGTGGTCGTGAGCACCGCACCCGAGGCGTCGACGAAGGTGATCAGCGCCTCGCGCACCGGATGGCCGTACCGCCCGGACCGAGCGACGCCGGTCAGCCGGCCGCCACCCTCCAAC
This window of the Actinopolymorpha sp. NPDC004070 genome carries:
- a CDS encoding prolyl oligopeptidase family serine peptidase, translating into MVSARFLGSAALGFAVVAHDGRGTPGRGKAFHDAAYGDADEAWHVEDHVMAIRQLAERHPCTDAGQVEVYGLFGGGFASARAMFTRPDLLPRRRVHLRQPQLAALHPGLVAPLSGHSREMG
- the gdhA gene encoding NADP-specific glutamate dehydrogenase; this translates as MSDLDEKLHDIYAEVLRRNPGEEEFHQAVREVLSSLGPVVAKHPEYTDAAVIRRLCEPERQVIFRVPWVDDAGRVQLNRGFRVQFNSALGPFKGGLRFHRSVYLGIVKFLGFEQIFKNALTGMPIGGGKGGSDFDPKGRSDAEVMRFCQSFMTELHRHIGEYVDVPAGDIGVGRREIGYLFGQYKRLTNRYESGVLTGKGLAWGGSQVRQEATGYGAVFFVNEMLKARGETYDGRRVVVSGSGNVAIYAIEKVHQLGGVVVACSDSDGYVVDEKGIDTELLKEIKDVRRGRVRDYAEARGSGVDHVAGGSIWDVPCDIALPSATQNELDEAGALTLVKNGCRVVGEGANMPATPEAIRVFDDAGVGFAPGKAANAGGVATSALEMQQNASRDSWTFEHTEERLEEIMRAIHDRCAETAEEYGSPGNYIAGANIAGFIRVADAMLALGII
- a CDS encoding DEAD/DEAH box helicase family protein, with the protein product MTVANLWSADPGLEREVGDQFDRAIRSYEIHPDLIEEHANHEESIRTGGYANRTLLELVQNSADALAGAEDGQGPTAGRVEITLDVDKKTLYCANAGRPFSESGLRAITMAYLSAKRGDEIGRFGLGFKSVLAVSDSPQVFSRSISFEFNSVKARKALTKVGPGAKRYPILRTATVADPLAEFAADPILADLAEWATTIVKLPNATNLKRLTEEMRGFSPEFLLFVNAVREVKLRIIGPEAFETSHISRDLGDGVLKIERPDGEGEEWFVQDRMHSPSEAAREQVGQAVSRKRVKVTVALPARQSRQRIGRFWAYFPLQDETSASALFNAPWSVNDDRTTLLHNDYNREILRTLSKMFVDLLPRTRTTEDPAAHLDYMPARGRELLSFGDELLIAHIPVFAAEQGIIPDANGVLKHATDLRPLDFSFALEPSIHQAWIESPNTGEDVPSWRCYATSTRTTRLRDLFTAGLDRGDRGSARDTRRALELMPKRGLLSWLREWADGVDPISSENAFKTVCALHRKIEGVDQAKVIPTTEGLRALVDKDVVFLSQDADIEIEGATFVDPIFLARPGVDDLLRKSGFRDLDPLAVLNARLAKLPLVGSDQELTKLWDAVMGVPVLAASKALAAHAMKVRVPTVDGGWSLPRQVFDVSESLGPSFASRTLDRSRCLPEVAYQLGVIRGPVRKFPADDEPAFDRYKEWVLTTLNQCRGPGERPTERIDLTPYEGPGPFSMLFMLRDADASDELRARWTAGLLAEGDGDWICEDLDTSRTYPVKSPVRWAVERAGLLRTNRGFRAPADVVAPSLVKYEGLLPLFKGPGHVSDALELPDELAVVPVKVLRDALGAEIFPPAISDSTLVDFILTADRIAYPESHPPSIPARVRKAVEARPPNAVYLATTDEQQEYLSHRHRPYLRVSEEEAADLAEAVGCRRFEESFAFSVLVEGRQDSERIVDVYPGLRSTLWAEKVAHATVARALLLAKRVTTEEGVEDQAIDWHLEGGRLIVANEADERKVLSFINDAFEMRLNNAELATVIKAGVDHRLETMRQEAIAAPDDESRLEVYIGPDDLREALPSGLWQALQVQGLVGDDTSVARLFLTVYGSEAVKQLQENFRQLGFPDVPTTWGGGASTISWLRKMGFGAEYAGRRSEPQVNEFIVPGAVKLNPLHEFQQRISEELQQVITQSGAGRSKKAMLELPTGSGKTRVASETVLRLFIEGKLRGPVLWIAQSQELCEQAVQTWGLVWRGLGDERPLTIGRLWESNIVHEPDTEFSVIVATDAKLNVVRGTAEYEWLSEATLVIVDEGHRAGNSSMYTSILQWLGVAGTGWARPLVGLSATPFKGTSESATKQLANRFGNKIIKAFEGDAYHELAELGVLARVKHDVLPGIKVRLYPSEVAEASRLRRINPAVLDRIGRDQARMAILIDHIMSQDDDWPILVFTPNVLSAQVLAASLRYRDVRAESVSGQTSRQVRRDVIQKFKDGAVRVLANCDLLIQGFDAPGVRALYIARPTFSPSAYIQMAGRGLRGPANGGKEECLIVDMADDFGNMSNLLGYREYEPLWKEHPA